The Candidatus Celerinatantimonas neptuna DNA segment ATCAGGTGGGGAAAAAGCATTAACGGCATTGTCATTGGTATTTGCTATTTTCCGTCTTAATCCAGCGCCTTTTTGTATGCTGGATGAGGTGGATGCACCTTTGGATGAAGTTAATGTAGGGCGTTTTGCTGACTTGATTGCACGTATGTCGGAAACGGTTCAGTTTATTTTTATCAGCCATAATCGGGTTACAATGGAAAAAGCAGATCAACTCGCCGGAGTGACGATGCAAGAACCTGGTGTATCCCGATTGGTTGCAGTCGATATTGCCCAGGCAGTTGCACTGGCAGAATAAGAGCAGAGTATAGAGTATGCAGGAATTGCGTATCGTTTTAATTATTGTAGGTATCATTGCTATTACCGGATTATTAGCACATGGTTTTTGGACAAGTCGACGAAATCGTCCGGAAAAATTAGTCACGAAGACCAAACGGCGAAAAAAGGATTTGCTGTCTGAGCAGACAAATTCAGACGTCAGCTCTGATGATTCAGAATTTGATGATCTGGGCGTGAGTGAAGTTCGGGTGGTGGGTGAATCCAATGATGTCTCTGATCGTCTGGAACCAGAATTAAATTTTGATGAAACCTCAGATGAGGATATCGATGAAGTTGTTTTAGCTGATGACGTTGCAAAACCACAAAAAGATGAAGTGTCAGCACAATTAAAACCTGATGAATCAGAGCAGAGTGTGTCTGATGCGAAAGATGATAAACCGATTGAACCCAACGATGTGTATGCTTTGAATGTGGTTGCATCTGACGGGCAGTCATTTAGCGGTGAGATGCTATTTCCGTGCCTGGAAAATCTGGGTCTGCAATTCGGACAGATGGATATTTATCATCGATATCTGCATGCTGATGGCCAGGGGCCTATTCTCTTTAGTGTGGCTAATATGGTTAAACCTGGCACTTTTGATCCTCAGCAGATGGAACAATTTTCAACACAGGGTGTTTCTCTTTTTATGACGGTTCCGTGTGAAAGTGAGCCTTCTCGTAACTTTAATGTTATGTATAATGCGGCTCAGAGGATTGTTAGTGATTTGAATGGCGTATTACTTGATGGGCATCGTAATCCTTTTACCGCTCAGACATTGCAGCATTATCAGCAGCGGATACGTGAATATGAGCGCCAGCAATTGCTGCAAAAATCGTAAGATTTATTCGGTCTTGGGATGATTGTAATTTCACTGTTTGCTCAGAGAAACATATCGTGTAATTTAACTGTCATTGTTTGATTTAGATATTTTTGAATTGTTGAAAAATTTTACATGAAGGCCTCTTTTAACCAGAGGCCTTTTTAATGTTAGGAAGTGATTATGAACACAATCGAGCAGCAGATATTAAAATTGCGTGAGCAACTTAATGATTATGCTTACCAGTACTATGTGTTAGATAACCCGACTGTGCCCGATAGTGAATATGATCGGTTGATGAAAGAGCTGGAAGGGTTTGAGAAAGTACATCCTGAATTGATTTCATCCGATTCCCCGACCCAAAAGGTAGGGGGGAGACCCCTTGATGAGTTTACTTCGGTTCGCCATCAGATCCCGATGTTATCTCTGGATAATGTTTTTAATGAAGACGATCTTCTGGCATTTACCAAACGTACTCGGGAGCGGCTGGGGAAAGCGGAAGTTGAATATTGTGCCGAACCAAAACTGGACGGCCTGGCGGTCAGTATTCTTTATCGACAGGGGCTTATGGTACAGGCTGCGACTCGTGGCGATGGACAGACTGGAGAAGATATTACTGAGAATGTTAAAACGATTCGAAATGTCCCATTAAAATTACGTGGCGACTATCCGGAACAGATTGAAGTCCGGGGAGAAGTATTTATGCCGCATGCTGGATTTGAAGCATTGAACGAACGTCGCAGGGTCAAAAATGAAAAGCCGTTTGCTAATCCTCGAAATGCGGCCGCTGGAAGTCTCAGGCAATTGGATTCACGGATTACGGCGCAGCGACCACTTACTTTTAATGCATATTCGATTGGTATTTGTGATGACGGTTTACCTGATGAACATTATGAAAGATTGATGCAATTACGTCACTGGGGGATAGCTGTTAATCCTGAAATTCGGTTGGTGCAGGGTGAGAAGGGATGTCTTGAGTATTTCCAGAACATCGGTGAACGTCGGGATCAATTAGCGTATGACATCGACGGGGTCGTCTATAAAGTTAACTCCATTGAAGCTCAGGAACGTATGGGATTTGTTGCCAGAGCTCCCCGCTGGGCTATTGCTCATAAATTTCCGGCTCAAGAGCAATTGACAACATTACGGGATGTCGAATTTCAGGTTGGCCGAACAGGGGCAATTACGCCGGTTGCCCGGTTAGAACCGGTTGCCGTGGGTGGCGTTATGGTCAGTAACGCGACACTGCATAATGCGGATGAGATAGACCGTTTAGGCGTGATGATTGGCGATACGGTCTCGGTTCGACGGGCAGGAGATGTGATTCCTCAGATCACAGGTGTTTTACTGCAAAGACGTCCGGCCGATGCGAAGCCCGTTATTTTCCCAGATCGCTGTCCTGTTTGTGGTAGTGAGGTTGAGCGTATTGAAGGTGAAGCAGTGGCACGGTGTGCCGGTGGCTTAACATGTAGTGCTCAGCGTAAAGAAGCATTACGCCATTATGTTTCGCGTAAGGCAATGGATATTGATGGCCTGGGGGCTAAGCTGGTCGAGCAGTTGGTCGATACGGACTTTATTCACTCGCCAATTGATTTATATCATCTGCGTGAGCATGTGCCTGAATTGCTGAATTTGGATCGGATGGGGGAGCGCTCATTGGAGAAAATGCTCGATTCGATCGATAAATCAAGAACAACAACTTTCCCCCGGTTTTTATTCGCTTTAGGTATTCGTGAAGTGGGTGAGTCAACGGCGTTGAATCTAGCAAAGCATTTTTTGCAGCTTGAAAGTTTGATGCAGGCGAATGTAGAGCAGCTTCAGGAGGTTCCTGATGTGGGTGAGATTGTCGCGAAACATGTCTATTTCTTTTTCAGACAAAATGAGAATTTGAAGATCGTATCGGCCCTTTGTGAAGAACTCAATTGGCCGCCAATGGCTGTGCCTTTGCAGGAGTTACAGCCACTGAAAGGTCAGACATTTGTATTGACAGGGACTTTGAGCGATATGTCTCGCCAGGATGCAAAATCAAGGCTTCAGGATCTTGGTGCTAAAGTTTCAGGAAGTGTTTCTAAAAAAACCGATGTTGTTGTTGCCGGTGAGGCAGCAGGGTCTAAGTTGGCTAAAGCTGAGCAATTAGGCCTTGAGGTTTGGAATGAAGCCCGGATGATGGACTTTTTTAGCCAGCATTAATACCTCAACCCGGGATAAGGAAGCTTTTTCGGTTAGGCGCTTAAGCCCGGGTCGCGGTTAAACTAGCATGGGGGACCGTTGGTGATTAGGTCTCACTCAGATTAAACGTGTTTAAATGAATAGCCAAACTACTGCAAAAAATACCGTAACAGATTAACTTTCCTGGTTAAAAGTCCTCTTTTTTTAAGTTGAGGGCTATCTTTATCAGTTCATGACCCTTGCGTTTTTGTCTTCACATTATGAAAAGCTATATTGAAATAATGATTCATGTTAAGGCGTGTTGACGTTTTGCGGTTGAATTTCGTTCAGATGAAACTTGTTTTGGGCGTGGTTCAGATTGTAAAGCCTAGTATTCTAAGAGAACAAGCTTGGTGAGCTGGAGTTTTGTGATGGCGTTTTTCATCGAACCAAACTGACTTTACTTTGTGCTTTCTTATTTTAGTTTGTTCATTATGAATATTATATATCTGAACATGCTTTTTCATATTCTTTCTCCTAACGGTGTTTACTCATGAATGGACCCGGCCGAATCGTCATGAATATCTTTGCATACCAGGTTTGCTGGTGGCTTTTGGTCATTTGGGGCAATGCACCTATATCACTAGCCATAGCAGGTATTACTGTTATTTTGCATTTGTGGTTTTATGGACGTCGCCGGGCGGAATGGTTGGTTTTATTGAGTATAGCTGTTGTTGGAGCGGCGTGTGATAGTGGGCTGGTGTACATGGGAGTATTTGGAGGTGCTTGGGCAAATTGGGGGATCCCTTTATGGCTTGTGTTGTTGTGGTTGGTTTTTGCAACACTATTTAATGTTTCTTTGACATGGTTTCATCATCGACTCGGTTGGGCCGCGTTGTTTGGAGGGATCGGGGGAGCCTTGAGTTATTGGGGTGGTGCAAGACTTGGGGCTATTGAATCTTTATATTTATGGCAAATGATCTGTTTATGGGCGATTTGGACGGTATTGTTTCCCTTGCTTATTGGGTTATCTCGTTTGATTTATCACTATGATACGTATGAATGGCCATGGATGAGGCGATTATGATAACGAGTATATTATTGATCTGCGCAGTTTTAAGTGCAGCACCAGCGATGCATTCATGTGAATCCCCCAAGGGACAGCATCCTTTAGGGCAAATTATGTTTACCAAATGGTGGTTTGATATCTACAGGGCTAGTCTTTATCAACCGTTAGGGACTAAATCAGCACAGCTTGGGCAACCGGGAACCCGCCTGCAGATTACTTATCTGAGATCGATTAGCCACGAATCGCTAGTTAAACAGACACAAAAAGAATGGCAATATTTAAAGCTTGAATCATCTCTTCCACTTTCTCACTGGTCAGCGCTATTGAATCAGATTTGGCCTGATGTAAGTAAAGGTGACTGTATCGAATTTAGGGTATTGCAAAACAAAAGTGGTGCTTTTTATTTAGGGACACAAAAGATCGGTCAAATTGAAGATCCTAGATTTGCCCCTGCTTTTTTATCTATTTGGCTAAGTCCGGGGAATCATTACCCAAAATTACGTCGTAAGCTTTTAGGGATATCAAAAGGCAAATAGATTAGAAGAAAATATTGATTTGAGAAAGAATGGTGGTCGTTGCTGGGCTTGAACCAGCGACCCTCGCCTTGTAAGGGCGATGCTCTCCCAACTGAGCTAAACGACCGAAATGTGGTGGTTGCTACTGGGCTTGAACCAGTGACCCTCGCCTTGTAAGGGCGATGCTCTCCCAACTGAGCTAAGCAACCATTAAGTTGTGGTGGTCGTTGCTGGGCTTGAACCAGCGACCCTCGCCTTGTAAGGGCGATGCTCTCCCAACTGAGCTAAACGACCACAAATGGTGGTTGCTACTGGGCTTGAACCAGTGACCCTCGCCTTGTAAGGGCGATGCTCTCCCAACTGAGCTAAGCAACCACTTGTGGGGGCGTATTATAGGGACGAGCTGCGCTCTGTCAACGCTAAATTTCACAAAATTGAAAGGATTGCTCCTTTTAACATCAATTGGTTAATAAGTCACCATCTGGAACAAGCAGTCATTAGGTTTTGATATTTAGACAACCGGCTTTAGGCTGTAAGCAATCATTAGCTGTGTTAGAATCGCGAGCATCTGATTTTATCGTCCATGATTTAAAGAGAGATTTCATGACTGTTCGAACTCGTGTCGCCCCATCACCTACCGGTGATCCTCATGTAGGAACTGCTTATATTGCGTTATTTAATTATGCATTTGCTAAATCGCATGGTGGAGAATTCATTTTACGTATTGAGGATACCGATCGTACCCGCAGTAGCCGAGAGTCAGAACAAGCCATTTTAAAAAGCCTTAACTGGTTAGGTTTAAATTGGGATGAAGGTCCGGATGTCGGTGGTGATAAAGGCCCCTATCGTCAAAGTGACCGTGTTGATATTTATCAGAAATATGCACATCAATTAGTAGAAGATGGCAAAGCATTTTATTGTTTTGCAACATCTGATGAATTGCAGGAAATGCGTGCGGCACAAATTGCAGATGGTCTGCAGCCTAAATATGACGGACGTGGCCTTAAGCTGACACCTGAGCAAATTCGGGCTCATCTTGATGCAGGTGATCCGTATGTCATTCGCATGAAGATCCCTGAAAGTGGCAGTTTTAAATTCAATGATTATCTGCGGGGGGAAGTTGAAATTTCCTGGGAGCAGGTTGATATGCAGGTTTTGCTTAAGGCAGATGGCTTCCCGACATATTTTCTGGCCAATGTTGTCGATGATCATTTGATGGGTATTACGCATATTTTCCGGGGTGAAGAATGGCTGAATTCTGCACCTAAGTTGCTTAAACTCTATGAGGATTTTGGTTGGCAGGCGCCTGAATTAGGTCATATGCCGTTATTACGTAATCCGGATAAATCGAAATTAAGCAAGCGTAAGAATCCGACAAGTATCCTGTATTATCAGAAAATGGGATTTTTGCCGGAAGCTCTGTTGAATTATCTAGGGCGGATGGGATGGTCGATGCCTGACGGGCGTGAAAAGTTCTCATTGAATGAAATGGTTGAACAGTTCGATATTAAACGCGTTTCTCTTGGGGGGCCTGTTTTTGATGTTGATAAGTTGAAATGGTTGAACGGGCTCTGGATTAGAGAAGAGTTAACGGACGAGCAGCTTGCTCAAAGGTTGGTTGAGTGGGCTTATAATCGTGATACGTTGATGCAAATTTTGCCGCAGGCTAAAACACGTTTAGAAGTATTTAGTGATTTGGCACCTTTGGCCGGACATTTTGTAAGTGGTATACCCGAATATGATCCGGAGTTATTAACGCATAAACTTTCAGAAGAGCAATTGCGTGATAGCTTGCAATTTTTCATATGGGAGCTGGAAGCCCTGCGCCAATGGGATAAGGACCAAATTTTTGCGATTGCGAAATCTGTCTCTGAGCATTTTGAATTGAAAATTCGTGATTTTCTGGAGCCTGTTTTTGTTGCAATTACTGGAAAAACCAGTTCAACATCTGTTGTGGATGCGATGGAAATTTTGGGGCCCGATATGTCCCGTGCCCGATTACGCGTTGCGTTGGCAAGTGTTGGGGTCAGTAAAAAAGTAGCTAAAAAATTAGACAAGGCTTACAAGGCTTATAAAGCGGCTTAACTTTTTATATTTAATAAATAGGAAGCATTTGCTTCCTATGACATTTGGCAGGTTTCGTTTGAAACGTACAAATCAGGGTGCTGTGAAATCACTTAGATTAGGCCATAAGTACTGTTTTGTTTAAAAATTATTCAAAAAAAGAGTGGCAACATCTAGCTAAATATTATTGGAATTTGTACAATTTGACGCCATTTATTTGAGGAATCAGGGCATTCATGAGCGAGCAAAAAATAAATCTATTGGATCTGAATCGTCAGGCGATGAAGAACTTTTTCATTGAAATGGGCGAGAAACCTTTTCGGGCAGAGCAGGTCATGAAATGGATTTATCATTTTGGTGAAAGCGATTTTTCCAAAATGACGAATATGAATAAAGAATTGCGTGCAAAACTCAATGAATGCGCCCAGATTCGTGCGCCTGAAATTTCCAAAGAACAACGTTCGTCTGATGGAACAATTAAATGGGCGATGTTGGTTCATGGACAGGAAATAGAAACAGTTTATATTCCTGAAAAAGATCGGGCTACCTTATGTGTTTCTTCACAAGTCGGGTGTGCATTAGATTGCAAGTTTTGCTCGACTGCACAACAAGGGTTTAATCGTAATCTGACCGTCTCAGATATTATCGGGCAGGTTTGGCGCGCAGCGCAGGTGATTGGTTTTAGCAAACAAACTGGTAAACGACCTATTACCAACGTTGTCATGATGGGAATGGGCGAACCTTTGCTTAATCTTAACAATGTGGTGCCAGCGATGGAACTGATGATGGATGATTACGGGTTTGGGTTAAGTAAGCGGCGAGTCACCCTGAGTACTTCGGGTGTGGTACCGGCACTTGATATGCTTGGCGAACGAATTGATGTTGCTTTGGCGATTTCGCTGCATGCTCCGAACGATACAATTCGCAGTGAAATAATGCCCATTAATGATAAATATAATATTGCTACTTTTTTATCAGCAGTAAAACGTTATATTAATAAATCCAACGCGAATCAGGGGAAAGTCACGGTTGAATATGTCATGTTGGATCATATCAATGATGAGATGGAGCATGCCCATGAACTGGCAAAACTTCTTTGTGATACACCATGTAAAATTAACTTGATTCCATTTAACCCTTATCCTGATTCACCGTTTGGCAAACCATCGAATAGCCGAATCGATCGTTTTAGTAAGGTACTGATGTCTTATAATTTAACGGTCGTGGTTCGTAAAACTCGGGGAGATGATATTGATGCAGCATGTGGACAATTGGCCGGTGATGTCATCGATCGAACTAAAAGAAGCATGAGAAAACGAATTCAAGAGCAGTCGATTTCTGTCACTGTTCGGTAAACTTGATTATTTATCGTTAGGATCCCTGAGTATGAAGCGACTATTTGTTTTTTTATTCTTCCCATTATTTTTAGGGGGATGTGTAACACGGACATTAGTCAATGGTGTTCCTGTTGTAAAGTCTCAAAAGAAAGCTGAAAGTAAAGTTCAGGCAGCTCGAAGCCGGTTGGCTTTGGCTATTACATATTTGCGCTCAGGGGAGAGCGATCTGGCTAAACAGAATATTGATTTGGCTGCTAAAGATGCACCAAATCTGGTGGATGTGGATTTGACTCGGGGTTATTTCTATTCAGCTGTTGCACAGCCATCAAAAGCGATTAAAGCTTATGAACTGGCGTTGAAAAAACAACCGAATAATGGTGATGCGTTGAATAATCTAGGGGTTATCCGTTGCCAACTCGGTCATTATAAAGCGGCAGAAAAACTGTTTGCCCGCGCGTTGAATGCGAATAATTACACGGCTATTGGCAGCACCAATGAAAATGCCGGATTATGTGCTTATCGATCAGGAAGGTATCATGATGCGAAGTCTTATTTTCTTGCTGCACTGGCTTATAACGCACATCGGCCATATTCATTGCTGGGGTTGGCTGAAGTGTTGATCCATCAACATCAATATGAAGATGCAAGAGTTTACATGAAGCGTTATAGTGAAATAGCGCCGACTACTGCTCAAAGTTTATTGGTATGGATTAAACTTGAGCGAGGCGAAGGCCATTTTGCAAAACAGGTCTTATGGGGGAAGGAGTTAATTGCTCGCTTTCCAGATGCACCGCAAACAAAAAAATATTTAGCTGATGACTACTGAATCTAAACATGTTTCAGAGGACGACCAGACGGTGGCTTCACAGACACCGCCCCGTAGCCTTGGACAAGAACTTAAAGAGGCCCGGGAAGCGGCCGGATTATCAGCACAGGATGTTGCTGCAAGACTGAATTTACGTCTTCAAGTGATTCATGACATTGAGAGTGATAATGTAGAGCAACATATTTCGGACCTTTTTTATAAAGGTTATGTCCGAAGTTATGCAAAATTACTTAATATTTCTGAATCACAGATCCTTGCTGAGTATAATTTGACGCATGAGCCGATAAAACCGGTAAAAATGCATACTTTTTCGCAGCCTATTTTAGATGAGCGGACCCGCGATGGTCGTTTGAAGTGGCTGACATGGTTGATTATATTGATTCTCCTGGTTTTGCTGGGGTGGTGGTGGTGGCAAAATCATTCTCTGACAAGTATGCTCCCTCAGTCTCTTACCCACTCCAGCTTAAATATCAGTAAAGATCTTCAGCAGGCTGATTCAACGGCAAAAACACAAAATGCCTCAGAGAAATCGGGTGCAAAGCAAAAGTTACAGTTGCCTACGGCGGCCATGCCTAGCCCTCCTGCGAATGCGGCAAAAGAAGCTGAAAAAGTTGCCGCGGAGCTCACTCATATAAATAAAGCTTCCTCTAAAAATAACACCGGTGCGGTTTCCACCCAATCGACCAAAGCCGATATTAATACAGCAAGCTTGGCTGCTTCAGTCGATTCGATGAATTTATCAGCACAGAAAAGTGTCACGCCGTCCACATCATCTGCCCAGACGGCTAAAAAACAGCCTTTGACCGCGGACCAGTTGGCCCATCAACTCACAATAACGTTCAGTAAGGCTTGCTGGATTGAAGTTCGTGATGCTGCTGGAAATCGTTTAGCAGTTGGTATTAAGCAGCCGGGACAGGTATTGAAATTGAATGGTCAGCCACCTTATAAATTAGTTCTGGGTGTTCCTGATGGTGTCGATATCCGATATGGCGGCAAGCCTGTTTTGTTTAAAGCGAGTGGCAGTGGGCTGACAGCTCGTATTACAGTTCCAAATTAATTAGAGGTTGAGTAATGAGTGGTACCACTTTGATTAAACGACGTTTTTCCAAACAGATTCATGTGGGTTCTGTTGCTGTGGGTGGTGATTCCCCTATCTCGGTTCAATCAATGACAAATACCCGTACCACTGATGTCGCAGCGACCGTCGGGCAAATACAGCGTTTACAGGATGCCGGTGCGGATATTGTTCGTGTTTCGGTTCCAACGATGGATGCGGCTGAGGCTTTTCGTGAAATAAAAAAACAGGTTTCAGTGCCGCTTGTTACCGATATCCATTTTGATTACCGTATTGCCTTAAAAGTCGCTGAATATGGTGCAGATTGTCTGAGAATTAATCCGGGAAATATCGGACACGAAGGCCGGATTCGAAGCGTTGTTGATTCGGCTCGGGATCATAATATTCCTATTCGAATTGGTGTGAATGGCGGCTCTTTAGAGAAAGACATTCAGGAAAAATATGGTGAACCAACTCCTGAAGCTCTGGTTGAATCGGCAATACGTCATGTAGACATACTGGATAGGCTGAATTTTGATCAGTTTAAGGTGAGTGTTAAAGCTTCCGATGTGTTTTTAGCCGTTGGGGCTTATCGTCTGTTAGCTAAACAGATTGAACAACCTTTGCATTTAGGGATTACAGAAGCCGGTGGTCAGAGGGCCGGCGCGGTTAAATCTGCGATTGGTCTGGGAATGCTGCTTTCTGAAGGCATTGGTGATACGCTGCGGGTTTCTCTTGCCGCTGATCCTGTTGAAGAAGTCAAAGTCGGTTTT contains these protein-coding regions:
- the zipA gene encoding Cell division protein ZipA; this encodes MQELRIVLIIVGIIAITGLLAHGFWTSRRNRPEKLVTKTKRRKKDLLSEQTNSDVSSDDSEFDDLGVSEVRVVGESNDVSDRLEPELNFDETSDEDIDEVVLADDVAKPQKDEVSAQLKPDESEQSVSDAKDDKPIEPNDVYALNVVASDGQSFSGEMLFPCLENLGLQFGQMDIYHRYLHADGQGPILFSVANMVKPGTFDPQQMEQFSTQGVSLFMTVPCESEPSRNFNVMYNAAQRIVSDLNGVLLDGHRNPFTAQTLQHYQQRIREYERQQLLQKS
- the ligA_2 gene encoding DNA ligase, whose product is MNTIEQQILKLREQLNDYAYQYYVLDNPTVPDSEYDRLMKELEGFEKVHPELISSDSPTQKVGGRPLDEFTSVRHQIPMLSLDNVFNEDDLLAFTKRTRERLGKAEVEYCAEPKLDGLAVSILYRQGLMVQAATRGDGQTGEDITENVKTIRNVPLKLRGDYPEQIEVRGEVFMPHAGFEALNERRRVKNEKPFANPRNAAAGSLRQLDSRITAQRPLTFNAYSIGICDDGLPDEHYERLMQLRHWGIAVNPEIRLVQGEKGCLEYFQNIGERRDQLAYDIDGVVYKVNSIEAQERMGFVARAPRWAIAHKFPAQEQLTTLRDVEFQVGRTGAITPVARLEPVAVGGVMVSNATLHNADEIDRLGVMIGDTVSVRRAGDVIPQITGVLLQRRPADAKPVIFPDRCPVCGSEVERIEGEAVARCAGGLTCSAQRKEALRHYVSRKAMDIDGLGAKLVEQLVDTDFIHSPIDLYHLREHVPELLNLDRMGERSLEKMLDSIDKSRTTTFPRFLFALGIREVGESTALNLAKHFLQLESLMQANVEQLQEVPDVGEIVAKHVYFFFRQNENLKIVSALCEELNWPPMAVPLQELQPLKGQTFVLTGTLSDMSRQDAKSRLQDLGAKVSGSVSKKTDVVVAGEAAGSKLAKAEQLGLEVWNEARMMDFFSQH
- the gltX gene encoding Glutamate--tRNA ligase translates to MTVRTRVAPSPTGDPHVGTAYIALFNYAFAKSHGGEFILRIEDTDRTRSSRESEQAILKSLNWLGLNWDEGPDVGGDKGPYRQSDRVDIYQKYAHQLVEDGKAFYCFATSDELQEMRAAQIADGLQPKYDGRGLKLTPEQIRAHLDAGDPYVIRMKIPESGSFKFNDYLRGEVEISWEQVDMQVLLKADGFPTYFLANVVDDHLMGITHIFRGEEWLNSAPKLLKLYEDFGWQAPELGHMPLLRNPDKSKLSKRKNPTSILYYQKMGFLPEALLNYLGRMGWSMPDGREKFSLNEMVEQFDIKRVSLGGPVFDVDKLKWLNGLWIREELTDEQLAQRLVEWAYNRDTLMQILPQAKTRLEVFSDLAPLAGHFVSGIPEYDPELLTHKLSEEQLRDSLQFFIWELEALRQWDKDQIFAIAKSVSEHFELKIRDFLEPVFVAITGKTSSTSVVDAMEILGPDMSRARLRVALASVGVSKKVAKKLDKAYKAYKAA
- the rlmN gene encoding Dual-specificity RNA methyltransferase RlmN, whose amino-acid sequence is MSEQKINLLDLNRQAMKNFFIEMGEKPFRAEQVMKWIYHFGESDFSKMTNMNKELRAKLNECAQIRAPEISKEQRSSDGTIKWAMLVHGQEIETVYIPEKDRATLCVSSQVGCALDCKFCSTAQQGFNRNLTVSDIIGQVWRAAQVIGFSKQTGKRPITNVVMMGMGEPLLNLNNVVPAMELMMDDYGFGLSKRRVTLSTSGVVPALDMLGERIDVALAISLHAPNDTIRSEIMPINDKYNIATFLSAVKRYINKSNANQGKVTVEYVMLDHINDEMEHAHELAKLLCDTPCKINLIPFNPYPDSPFGKPSNSRIDRFSKVLMSYNLTVVVRKTRGDDIDAACGQLAGDVIDRTKRSMRKRIQEQSISVTVR
- the rodZ gene encoding Cytoskeleton protein RodZ → MASQTPPRSLGQELKEAREAAGLSAQDVAARLNLRLQVIHDIESDNVEQHISDLFYKGYVRSYAKLLNISESQILAEYNLTHEPIKPVKMHTFSQPILDERTRDGRLKWLTWLIILILLVLLGWWWWQNHSLTSMLPQSLTHSSLNISKDLQQADSTAKTQNASEKSGAKQKLQLPTAAMPSPPANAAKEAEKVAAELTHINKASSKNNTGAVSTQSTKADINTASLAASVDSMNLSAQKSVTPSTSSAQTAKKQPLTADQLAHQLTITFSKACWIEVRDAAGNRLAVGIKQPGQVLKLNGQPPYKLVLGVPDGVDIRYGGKPVLFKASGSGLTARITVPN
- the ispG gene encoding 4-hydroxy-3-methylbut-2-en-1-yl diphosphate synthase (flavodoxin) translates to MSGTTLIKRRFSKQIHVGSVAVGGDSPISVQSMTNTRTTDVAATVGQIQRLQDAGADIVRVSVPTMDAAEAFREIKKQVSVPLVTDIHFDYRIALKVAEYGADCLRINPGNIGHEGRIRSVVDSARDHNIPIRIGVNGGSLEKDIQEKYGEPTPEALVESAIRHVDILDRLNFDQFKVSVKASDVFLAVGAYRLLAKQIEQPLHLGITEAGGQRAGAVKSAIGLGMLLSEGIGDTLRVSLAADPVEEVKVGFDILKALRIRTRGINFIACPSCSRQEFDVIGTVNELEQRLEDISMPMDVSIIGCVVNGPGEALASDMGITGSSRKSGFYMDGVRQKERFDNDNLVDALEAKIRARAAMIDIKNID